The following proteins are co-located in the Seriola aureovittata isolate HTS-2021-v1 ecotype China chromosome 7, ASM2101889v1, whole genome shotgun sequence genome:
- the rxrbb gene encoding retinoic acid receptor RXR-beta-B isoform X1 → MSSQQPNSSASNSPTNILGSPFSVISPSLNSPVVSPSLGFGPISNSQISSSAPISGMHSISSSEDIKPPFGLRPMPAHSPGIMLSQKRLCVICGDRSSGKHYGVYSCEGCKGFFKRTVRKDLSYTCRDNKECLVDKRQRNRCQYCRYQKCLAMGMKREVIKHIKWIKEDGKDEGWMTVQEERQRNREREGELEFSVGVNEEMPVEKILEAETAVELKTELHSDGGSAGNSPHDAVTNICQTADKQLFALVEWAKRIPHFSELPLDDQVILLRAGWNELLIASFSHRSIALKDGVLLASELQRDSAHSAGVGAIFDRESVQSAEVGAIFDRVLTELVNKMRDMQMDKTELGCLRAIVLFNPDAKGLSNTSEVELLREKVYASLEAYCKQKYPEQQGRFAKLLLRLPALRSIGLKCLEHLFFFKLIGDTPIDTFLMEMLEAPHQLS, encoded by the exons ATGTCCTCACAGCAGCCCAATAGTTCAGCTTCCAACAGCCCCACCAACATCTTGGGTTCTCCTTTCTCAGTTATCAGTCCCTCTCTTAACTCCCCAGTGGTCTCACCCTCTCTGGGATTTGGACCCATCAGCAACAGTCAG ATCTCCTCCTCAGCACCCATATCAGGGATGCACTCGATCAGCAGCTCAGAGGATATCAAACCTCCATTTGGCCTGAGGCCCATGCCAGCTCACAGCCCTGGAATAATGTTGTCTCAGAAACGTCTGTGTGTCATCTGTGGAGACCGCTCTTCTG GCAAACACTATGGAGTGTATAGCTGTGAGGGTTGCAAAGGTTTCTTCAAACGAACTGTGCGCAAAGATCTGAGCTACACCTGCAGGGATAACAAAGAGTGCCTGGTTGACAAACGCCAGCGCAATCGCTGCCAGTACTGCCGTTATCAGAAGTGCCTGGCCATGGGCATGAAGAGGGAAG TGATCAAACATATAAAGTGGATAAAAGAAGATGGAAAGGATGAGGGATGGATGA CGGTCCAGGAGGAGCGCCAGAGGAACCGAGAGCGTGAAGGAGAGCTGGAGTTCAGTGTTGGAGTGAATGAGGAGATGCCTGTGGAGAAAATCTTGGAGGCAGAGACGGCAGTGGAGCTGAAGACTGAGCTTCATTCTGACGGAGGCTCTGCAGGCAACTCT CCCCATGATGCAGTTACCAACATCTGTCAGactgcagacaaacagctgtttgCCTTGGTGGAGTGGGCAAAGAGAATCCCTCATTTCTCTGAACTGCCCCTTGATGACCAGGTCATCCTTCTGCGTGCAG GATGGAATGAGCTCCTCATTGCCTCGTTCTCCCATCGCTCCATTGCCTTGAAGGATGGAGTTCTCCTGGCCTCTGAGCTGCAACGCGACAGTGCACACAGTGCAGGAGTTGGAGCCATTTTTGACAG GGAGAGTGTGCAGAGTGCAGAGGTCGGCGCCATATTTGACAG GGTTCTTACCGAGCTCGTCAATAAAATGAGAGATATGCAAATGGACAAAACAGAGCTGGGCTGCCTCCGAGCTATCGTCCTCTTCAACCCAG ATGCTAAAGGGCTCTCCAACACCAGTGAGGTGGAGCTCCTGAGAGAAAAGGTCTATGCATCATTGGAAGCCTACTGCAAACAGAAATACCCAGAGCAGCAGGGAAG GTTTGCTAAGCTCCTTCTTCGACTGCCAGCACTGCGATCCATTGGCTTGAAGTGCTTGGagcatcttttcttcttcaagcTGATTGGTGACACACCTATTGACACTTTCCTCATGGAAATGCTTGAAGCTCCCCATCAGTTGTCTTAG
- the rxrbb gene encoding retinoic acid receptor RXR-beta-B isoform X2, with product MSSQQPNSSASNSPTNILGSPFSVISPSLNSPVVSPSLGFGPISNSQISSSAPISGMHSISSSEDIKPPFGLRPMPAHSPGIMLSQKRLCVICGDRSSGKHYGVYSCEGCKGFFKRTVRKDLSYTCRDNKECLVDKRQRNRCQYCRYQKCLAMGMKREAVQEERQRNREREGELEFSVGVNEEMPVEKILEAETAVELKTELHSDGGSAGNSPHDAVTNICQTADKQLFALVEWAKRIPHFSELPLDDQVILLRAGWNELLIASFSHRSIALKDGVLLASELQRDSAHSAGVGAIFDRESVQSAEVGAIFDRVLTELVNKMRDMQMDKTELGCLRAIVLFNPDAKGLSNTSEVELLREKVYASLEAYCKQKYPEQQGRFAKLLLRLPALRSIGLKCLEHLFFFKLIGDTPIDTFLMEMLEAPHQLS from the exons ATGTCCTCACAGCAGCCCAATAGTTCAGCTTCCAACAGCCCCACCAACATCTTGGGTTCTCCTTTCTCAGTTATCAGTCCCTCTCTTAACTCCCCAGTGGTCTCACCCTCTCTGGGATTTGGACCCATCAGCAACAGTCAG ATCTCCTCCTCAGCACCCATATCAGGGATGCACTCGATCAGCAGCTCAGAGGATATCAAACCTCCATTTGGCCTGAGGCCCATGCCAGCTCACAGCCCTGGAATAATGTTGTCTCAGAAACGTCTGTGTGTCATCTGTGGAGACCGCTCTTCTG GCAAACACTATGGAGTGTATAGCTGTGAGGGTTGCAAAGGTTTCTTCAAACGAACTGTGCGCAAAGATCTGAGCTACACCTGCAGGGATAACAAAGAGTGCCTGGTTGACAAACGCCAGCGCAATCGCTGCCAGTACTGCCGTTATCAGAAGTGCCTGGCCATGGGCATGAAGAGGGAAG CGGTCCAGGAGGAGCGCCAGAGGAACCGAGAGCGTGAAGGAGAGCTGGAGTTCAGTGTTGGAGTGAATGAGGAGATGCCTGTGGAGAAAATCTTGGAGGCAGAGACGGCAGTGGAGCTGAAGACTGAGCTTCATTCTGACGGAGGCTCTGCAGGCAACTCT CCCCATGATGCAGTTACCAACATCTGTCAGactgcagacaaacagctgtttgCCTTGGTGGAGTGGGCAAAGAGAATCCCTCATTTCTCTGAACTGCCCCTTGATGACCAGGTCATCCTTCTGCGTGCAG GATGGAATGAGCTCCTCATTGCCTCGTTCTCCCATCGCTCCATTGCCTTGAAGGATGGAGTTCTCCTGGCCTCTGAGCTGCAACGCGACAGTGCACACAGTGCAGGAGTTGGAGCCATTTTTGACAG GGAGAGTGTGCAGAGTGCAGAGGTCGGCGCCATATTTGACAG GGTTCTTACCGAGCTCGTCAATAAAATGAGAGATATGCAAATGGACAAAACAGAGCTGGGCTGCCTCCGAGCTATCGTCCTCTTCAACCCAG ATGCTAAAGGGCTCTCCAACACCAGTGAGGTGGAGCTCCTGAGAGAAAAGGTCTATGCATCATTGGAAGCCTACTGCAAACAGAAATACCCAGAGCAGCAGGGAAG GTTTGCTAAGCTCCTTCTTCGACTGCCAGCACTGCGATCCATTGGCTTGAAGTGCTTGGagcatcttttcttcttcaagcTGATTGGTGACACACCTATTGACACTTTCCTCATGGAAATGCTTGAAGCTCCCCATCAGTTGTCTTAG
- the LOC130172484 gene encoding macrophage mannose receptor 1, whose translation MIMTENRFIVKKRTPILYLIFISGFFAVGSSDFHLIDISNTYKEAKSYCREIYTDLATVHSTADMNNLINLVSTNNTARAWIGLEIGDAWMWHWSWPDQKLDFLNWKAGEPRKKNQDACAAMDRRGEWFESDCGIKRGFVCHGNGETSGHVFVDDTKSWRDAQNHCRGLSSDLVSIHSAEENEAVHNVSVSQNVWIGLFKDPWKWSDGSNSSFRFWKPRQPNYLEDQKCVAAVFKDKGQWNDLKCGGKRKFVCHGERKSTSTTQATFTTDQLPTNMTAILNTSSQGIIATFNFTVAASKQPNTTNVTTEVETTATELTTPNTTGVVYSTSVTELNNATAEMSTVTATQLPPATTVQVTTDGISALTTLVGTSAQNTTQLSTPMSTENTQSLPLGNLILVQQNMTWIEAMSYCREHHTDLVHISSKDIQENVAEKTKNATSSHVWLGLRYTCNFNFWFWTSSTTGCYQNWAPGQGSEGKYDCGVTGAIEATGRQQWVGLPETEKLNFICYACAGWVLRASDT comes from the exons ATGATcatgactgaaaacagattCATTGTGAAGAAAAGGACTCCAATTCTGTATCTGATTTTTATCTCAG GATTCTTCGCAGTGGGATCTTCAGACTTTCACCTTATTGATATTTCAAACACCTATAAAGAGGCAAAGAGCTATTGCAGGGAGATATACACTGATTTAGCAACAGTTCACAGCACAGCAGATATGAATAATCTGATCAATTTAGTTTCAACAAATAACACTGCCAGAGCCTGGATAGGACTGGAGATTGGAGATGCGTGGATGTGGCACTGGTCTTGGCCTGATCAAAAACTGGATTTTTTAAACTGGAAGGCAGGAGAACCGCGAAAAAAGAATCAAGATGCATGTGCAGCAATGGATCGACGCGGCGAGTGGTTTGAGAGTGACTGTGGAATCAAAAGAGGTTTTGTTTGTCATG GAAATGGTGAAACAAGTGGACACGTTTTTGTTGATGACACCAAATCATGGAGGGACGCTCAGAATCACTGCAGGGGCCTATCGTCTGATCTGGTTAGCATACACTCAGCAGAAGAGAATGAGGCAGTAcataatgtgtctgtgtcacaaAATGTGTGGATTGGCCTCTTCAAAGATCCCTGGAAGTGGTCGGATGGGAGCAACTCATCATTCCGTTTCTGGAAACCCCGTCAGCCTAACTACCTCGAAGATCAGAAATGTGTTGCAGCTGTATTCAAAGATAAAGGGCAGTGGAATGACCTGAAATGTGGTGGCAAACGCAAATTTGTTTGTCATGGGG AAAGGAAATCAACTTCAACAACCCAGGCGACCTTTACAACAGATCAACTGCCAACAAACATGACAGCTATTCTGAATACGTCATCTCAAGGGATCATAgcaacatttaatttcactgtggctgcttccAAACAGCCAAACACTACTAATGTTACCACTGAAGTGGAAACAACTGCCACTGAACTAACAACACCAAATACCACAGGTGTTGTATACAGTACCTCAGTCACTGAGCTCAACAATGCCACTGCAGAGATGTCAACTGTGACAGCTACACAGCTACCTCCAGCAACTACTGTGCAAGTAACCACAGATGGTATTTCTGCATTAACAACACTGGTGGGGACTTCAGCCCAGAACACAACGCAGCTTTCAACTCCAATGTCCACTGAAAACACCCAAAGTTTGCCTCTGG GAAATCTGATACTGGTCCAGCAAAATATGACATGGATTGAAGCTATGAGTTACTGCAGGGAGCACCATACTGACCTCGTCCATATTTCCTCTAAAGACATTCAAGAGAACGTGgctgaaaagacaaagaacGCCACTTCAAGCCATGTTTGGCTCGGCCTACGCTACACCTGTAACTTCAATTTTTGGTTCTGGACTAGTTCGACGACCGGCTGTTACCAGAACTGGGCTCCTGGACAAGGATCTGAAGGGAAATATGACTGTGGTGTTACAGGTGCCATTGAGGCCACTGGGAGGCAGCAGTGGGTAGGCTTGCCtgagacagaaaaactgaatttcatCTGCTATGCATGTGCTGGATGGGTATTAAGGGCCAGTGACACTTAA
- the c4b gene encoding complement C4-B, with protein MERHMISILLLIMTVDSVCSRFFISAPSVFHVGVTEKVLVQMGKPHLNRPITVYLELESSGYVVSTKETVVCTDEHDIRTVELKINSEMMSRFDSGKQKKPYLLLVAESLSFSGRKKTRVLVSKHRGYIFIQTDQPMYNPTQKVKYRIFTLDHTFRPHEEVIQISVINAAGNRVMKSLKTAKGGMLRGIFPIPDVSKMGTWKITAHYEGDEDNAVSREFKVQKFVLPSFEVNIAMEENYILLNAEQFNFTISAMYSHGEKVKGAYHCQFGIVGKATTNGGKIKPIMGLELTGSVQDGTAEVSLRTAKINNQLQNKMNQTLSDLQQSGAQLYLRLFVTNIQSGEMQEAEVYLPVVSHKYTMDLSRTRSYFLPGYPLDVVVVMSRPDGSAAAGVPVNINVPGSSEQSFRGITDQEGAVFSTFNIDTTDEIPVEVTTDGLQQRKVIRRASSPSNSYLYMSFSNKMHSVNHLLAVTYNTVNSPNDGFIYYTVLSRGIIIKNGSHSIGKSVKHNLHITPDMVPSFRLIGYFYNQNGDIIADSVWVDVTDECEIKVKVENKGSVEPGRQSKLEFDLDGQNAKVALLAVDKAFYALKADNKLTARKVFSAMQSYDLGCSYGGGSDPVSVLIDAGLSFVSQSHSGSKTDFHCNSQSARHRRSMDLQQEMMTLKSNFSDEILQECCGHGLTLIPMTLTCQERAKRVSLVRQNQDCTDAFLKCCLEGERLRQKKLQEDSLKGLGRTVTAADIEQFFLDTAAQYIRRLFPPSFAFTEFDVDGKRSYPLTLPDSITTWEIQIITLSAASGFCVVKPKDIRAFKNTFVSLRLPYSVRKYEQISISPVIYNYGSDQLKLAVHMEQTEGLCSPGSATTTGFVNITVEPDSSQFVSFSAVPMVTGSIPIKIRVYDIENGNGIDAVEKTLNVWTEGLEQRVEETKLIKLDGKRTLTLTFDGSIPDETVPDSSSNLFVSVEENGFGSQVINLLSPEKVASLIQLPTGCCEQTMSRLAPTAAALRYLDLSEQWFTLPVGSRDDAFDKIEQGYVRVLTFKKSDGSYNPWYSSASSNWLTAFVLKVLSLVAQRQTVAFGHQGRKARVVPVEDIRQTVSYLLSVQNTDGSFSDPHPVLHRSVLKGKDREASLTAFVALALHHSLQFLTSEARNDVEESISSSTMYLKSNLLELQHPYAVAITAYCLSVCLPEGTDLSAGWTRLQAMAIERADGCYLWTTDPTTRNDNKADAITVETTAYALLTAVALKHTEWADKAACWLISQENYFGTYRSTQDTVMALEALAEYDLKRSNSPAANLIAEFRVPGKNDIVTIALENKEKVETDLKKLSGNNIAVQLSGEGQAKLKILKAYHLLEPKDDCLKLSISVTVEGKVKYTAKVIETYDYYEDYDTNEEKEGRVPRSAIEWFDARTRSRRDVENNLNSDEAVTYRVCVSHSLNHNLSGMAIADITLLSGFEAVTEDLDRLKELPEQYISHYEVSDGRVLIYFNELFEPEECISFDAIQRVPIGLLQPAPAVFYDYYEPAQKCTVFYSAPKRSKMVSKLCSEDVCQCAERPCHKLKMTFKLIRNQYLKKNDRVQHACFFPTVDYAYIVEVVSVSVKSNFELYNTTVTDVLRSHGDILVNENSVRVFVKRRQCKEQLHLGKQYLLMGKDGSTTDSNGVMQYLLESNTWVEKKPSDEQCKKSAHQAACTGFSAFINEYKMNGCRH; from the exons ATGGAGCGTCATATGATTTCAATACTGCTCCTGATCATGACTGTGGACTCAGTGTGCTCAAG ATTCTTCATCTCAGCACCCAGTGTATTTCATGTGGGAGTTACTGAGAAAGTGTTGGTCCAGATGGGAAAACCTCATCTCAACAGACCTATCACTGTCTATCTGGAGTTGGAGAGTTCAGGTTATGTTGTGTCTACGAAGGAAACGGTTGTGTGTACTGACGAACACGATATCAGAACAGTTGAGCTGAAG ATAAACAGTGAAATGATGTCAAGATTTGACTcgggaaaacaaaaaaagccttATCTTTTACTGGTGGCAGAGAGCCTGTCCTTCAGTGGCAGGAAGAAAACAAGGGTCCTGGTATCAAAACACAGGGGCTATATCTTTATTCAGACTGATCAGCCAATGTACAACCCGACACAGAAAG TGAAGTACAGGATATTCACTCTTGACCACACATTCAGGCCTCACGAGGAAGTGATCCAAATATCAGTAATT AATGCTGCTGGAAACAGAGTAATGAAGTCCCTTAAAACTGCAAAGGGGGGAATGCTCAGAGGCATATTCCCCATACCTGATGTCTCTAA AATGGGCACGTGGAAGATTACAGCACACTatgaaggtgatgaagacaATGCAGTTTCTCGAGAATTCAAAGTCCAAAAATTTG TTTTACCAAGTTTTGAGGTGAACATCGCAATGGAGGAGAACTATATTTTGCTGAATGCTGAACAGTTTAACTTCACCATCTCAGCCAT GTATTCACACGGTGAAAAAGTTAAAGGGGCTTACCATTGCCAATTTGGAATAGTAGGAAAAGCTACAACCAATGGTGGAAAAATAAAGCCTATCATGGGACTGGAGCTGACTGGTTCG GTCCAGGATGGAACTGCAGAGGTTTCTCTCCGTACAGCAAAGATAAATAATCAACTCCAAAACAAGATGAACCAAACCCTCTCTGATTTACAGCAAAGTGGAGCACAACTCTATTTGAGATTATTTGTCACCAACATACAAA GTGGTGAAATGCAAGAGGCAGAAGTTTATCTTCCTGTTGTCTCTCACAAATACACCATGGATCTCTCTCGAACTCGCTCATACTTCCTCCCTGGATATCCACTAGATGTAGTG GTGGTCATGAGTCGCCCAGatggctctgcagcagctggcgTGCCAGTAAACATCAATGTACCAGGATCTTCAGAGCAATCTTTCCGAGGCATTACTGACCAGGAGGGGGCAGTGTTTTCTACCTTTAATATTGACACTACAGACGAGATTCCTGTTGAA GTGACCACAGATGGCCTGCAACAGAGGAAAGTAATTAGACGTGCTTCATCTCCAAGTAACAGCTACCTCTACATGAGTTTCAGCAACAAGATGCACTCTGTGAATCATTTACTTGCAGTTACATACAACACCGTGAATAGCCCAAATGATGGGTTTATATACTACACG GTGCTAAGCCGTGGGATCATAATAAAAAATGGTAGTCACTCAATTGGTAAATCAGTTAAACACAACCTACATATAACACCTGATATGGTTCCATCCTTCCGTCTGATTGGCTACTTCTACAACCAGAATGGTGACATCATTGCAGACTCGGTGTGGGTAGATGTCACGGATGAATGTGAGATAAAGGTCAAG GTGGAAAACAAAGGATCTGTTGAACCTGGAAGACAGTCAAAGCTAGAATTTGATTTAGATGGACAGAACGCCAAAGTGGCTTTGCTTGCTGTGGATAAGGCCTTCTACGCTCTCAAAGCCGATAATAAACTCACAGCCAGAAAG GTCTTTTCTGCTATGCAGTCATATGATCTTGGTTGCTCATATGGTGGAGGATCTGACCCAGTATCCGTACTAATAGATGCTGGCCTGTCTTTTGTATCTCAGTCCCATTCAGGGTCGAAAACAg ATTTTCACTGTAATTCACAATCTGCACGACATAGACGCTCCATGGACCTTCAACAGGAAATGATGACCTTAA aaTCTAACTTTTCAGATGAAATACTTCAAGAATGTTGTGGTCATGGATTAACTCTCATCCCTATGACACTAACATGTCAGGAAAGAGCAAAGAGAGTCTCTCTGGTGCGACAAAATCAAGATTGTACAGACgcctttttaaaatgctgccTTGAAGGAGAGCGTCTGAGACAAAAAAAGCTACAAGAGGATTCCCTGAAAGGACTTGGCCGGA CTGTAACAGCAGCTGACATTGAGCAGTTCTTCTTGGACACTGCTGCTCAATACATTCGACGACTTTTCCCTCCAAGCTTTGCATTCACAGAATTTGATGTAGATGGTAAACGAAG TTATCCCTTGACTCTACCTGATTCCATCACCACATGGGAAATTCAGATCATCACATTATCTGCTGCCAGTG GTTTCTGTGTAGTGAAGCCAAAGGACATCAGAGCATTTAAGAACACCTTTGTGTCTCTGAGACTGCCATACTCAGTGAGAAAATATGAGCAAATATCCATTTCACCTGTTATCTACAACTATGGCAGTGACCAACTAAAG TTAGCAGTTCATATGGAACAAACTGAAGGACTTTGCTCACCTGGCTCAGCCACCACTACAGGTTTTGTTAACATTACTGTGGAGCCAGATTCCTCCcagtttgtctctttctctgctgtccCCATGGTAACTGGCTCAATACCCATCAAAATACGTGTCTATGATATAGAGAATGGGAATGGAATAGATGCAGTTGAAAAGACTTTGAATGTGTGG ACAGAAGGATTAGAACAGAGAGTTGAGGAAACCAAACTGATTAAATTAGACG GGAAGCGCACACTGACTTTAACTTTTGATGGAAGTATACCAGATGAAACTGTCCCTGACTCCAGCTCCaatctttttgtttcagtggaaG AGAATGGATTTGGTTCACAAGTGATAAACCTTCTGTCTCCTGAGAAGGTCGCTAGCCTGATCCAATTGCCTACAGGATGTTGTGAACAGACAATGTCAAGACTTGCCCCTACAGCTGCAGCACTCCGCTACCTTGATTTGAGTGAGCAATGGTTTACCTTGCCTGTTGGTTCCAGAGATGATGCCTTTGATAAAATTGAGCAAG gttATGTAAGGGTTTTAACATTCAAGAAATCTGATGGATCTTATAACCCTTGGTATTCAAGCGCCTCTAGTAATTG GCTGACTGCCTTTGTGTTGAAAGTGCTGTCACTGGTGGCTCAACGTCAGACAGTGGCATTTGGACATCAAGGCCGGAAAGCTAGGGTTGTACCAGTAGAAGATATCAGGCAGACAGTCAGTTATTTGCTCTCAGTACAGAATACTGACGGCTCATTCAGTGACCCACATCCTGTGTTACACAGATCTGTCCTG aaaGGCAAAGATCGGGAAGCATCCTTGACGGCTTTTGTAGCTCTTGCACTGCACCATTCCCTTCAATTCCTGACATCTGAAGCACGAAATGATGTG GAAGAAAGCATTTCAAGTTCAACAATGTATCTCAAGTCAAACCTGTTGGAGCTTCAGCATCCCTATGCTGTGGCCATTACAGCCTACTGCCTCTCAGTTTGTCTGCCAGAGGGAACAGATCTTTCAGCTGGCTGGACAAGACTTCAAGCAATGGCCATTGAAC GGGCTGATGGCTGTTATCTGTGGACAACTGATCCCACAACGCGTAATGATAATAAGGCAGATGCCATCACAGTAGAGACAACAGCCTATGCCCTCCTAACTGCAGTGGCACTTAAGCATACCGAGTGGGCAGACAAAGCAGCCTGCTGGTTAATCTCCCAAGAAAACTATTTTGGAACCTACAGATCAACACAG GATACTGTCATGGCACTGGAAGCCCTCGCAGAGTATGATCTAAAGAGGTCCAACAGTCCTGCAGCAAATTTAATAGCAGAGTTCAGAGTCCCAGGAAAGAATGACATTGTAACGATTGCACTGGAAAATAAGGAGAAAGTGGAAACAGATCTGAAG AAACTGAGTGGGAACAACATTGCTGTGCAGTTGTCAGGAGAAGGACAAGCCAAACTAAAA ATTCTTAAAGCTTACCATCTATTGGAACCCAAGGATGACTGTCTAAAACTGTCCATCAGCGTCACAGTGGAGGGAAAAGTGAAGTacactg CTAAAGTCATAGAAACTTATGATTACTATGAGGACTACGATACCAATGAGGAAAAAGAGGGGCGAGTGCCTCGATCAGCGATTGAGTGGTTTGATGCTCGCACCAGAAGCAGGAGAGATGTTGAAAACAACTTAAATTCAGACGAGGCTGTCACCTACAGAGTCTGTGTCAG tcatAGCCTGAACCACAACCTCTCAGGAATGGCCATTGCTGACATCACACTACTGAGTGGATTTGAGGCTGTAACTGAGGACCTTGATAGG CTAAAAGAGCTACCTGAGCAATACATTTCACATTATGAAGTCTCCGATGGAAGGGTGCTGATCTATTTCAATGAG CTTTTTGAACCGGAGGAATGTATTAGTTTCGATGCTATACAGAGAGTGCCAATTGGCCTCCTGCAGCCTGCTCCAGCCGTGTTCTATGACTATTATGAACCAG CCCAAAAGTGTACTGTGTTCTACTCTGCCCCCAAAAGAAGCAAGATGGTTTCCAAACTGTGTTCAGAGGATGTGTGCCAGTGTGCAGAAA GACCCTGTCATAAACTAAAAATGACATTCAAATTGATAAGAAATCAATATCTGAAAAAGAATGACCGTGTGCAGCATGCTTGCTTCTTCCCTACAGTAGATTACG CATACATTGTTGaagttgtcagtgtttctgtaaAAAGCAACTTTGAGCTATACAACACTACTGTAACCGATGTACTCAGATCAC ATGGAGATATACTCGTGAATGAAAATTCTGTTCGAGTCTTTGTTAAGAGACGTCAATGTAAAGAACAGTTACATTTGGGAAAACAGTATCTCCTCATGGGCAAAGATGGCTCCACAACCGACTCAAACGGAGT GATGCAGTACCTGTTGGAATCAAACACCTGGGTTGAAAAAAAGCCTTCAGATGAACAGTGTAAAAAATCTGCCCATCAAGCTGCCTGCACAGGGTTTTCTGCATTCATAAATGAGTACAAGATGAATGGTtgcagacactga